GCTGGTCATCGTCGTCGCCGTCGCCAACCCCGAGCCCCGCACGCGGCTGATCGACCGCTTCCTCGTCGCGGCGTACGACGCCGGCATGCGGCCGCTGCTCTGCCTCACCAAGACCGACCTGGCCGACCCCGAGCCGCTGCTGTCGACGTACCGCCCGCTCGGCGTCGAGTCGGTGGCCACCCAGCAGGGCGGCAACCTCGACGACCTGAACGAACAACTCCGCGACCGCACGTCGGTCATGGTCGGCCACTCCGGCGTCGGCAAGTCTACCCTCGTCAACGCCCTGGTCCCCGGCACCAACCGAGCCATCGGCGTCGTCAACGACAACACCGGCCGCGGCCGCCACACCTCCACCAGCGCCCTCCTCCTCCGCCTCCCCGAAGGCGGCTGGATCGTCGACACCCCCGGCATCCGCTCCTTCGGCCTCGCCCACGTGGAACCGGACCAACTCATCCACGCCTTCGCCGACCTCGCCGCCGAAACCACCAACTGCCCCCGAGCCTGCGGCCACTCCGAATCAGACCCCGGCTGCGCCCTCGACGAAGCAGTCACCGAAGGCCGCATCGAAGCCGAACGAGTAGCCTCCTTCCGCCGCCTCCTAGCCAGCCGAGAAGGCCGCCCCGACCCAGCCTGACCCGGCCATTCCGCGCCGGCTGAACCCACCACCCCAGGCTGAACCGGCAGCCCTGGGCTGAACCTGCCACCCTGGGTTGAGCCCGCCCGGGCCGAGCCCCGGCCCCACCCACCGCCGGGGGCTGACCCCACCACCCCGGGCCGAGCCCACCACCCCGGGCCGAGCCCCACCACCCCGGGCCGAGCCCCACCGCCCTGGGCTCAACCACCTGCGGGCCTCGGCACTCTCCCCATCTCTTCCCGGCCGCAGCGGCCTCAGCCCACACCAACCGCCCCGGCCGCATCACCAACAACCCTGATCACTTGTGAGGCTAGGCTTACCTAAGGATAGGATCGGGGTATGCGCTTCGACCCCGTCCACTTCGTTCCGCCTGCCGATGCTCTGACTCGGCGGCGGTTGCTGGCGATCGGGGGCGGCGCCGCGGTGCTGTCGGCCTGCGGCAGTTCGCCCAAGCCCGCGCCGGCCAACCAGACCCGCCGGATCAGCCACGCCTTCGAGCTCACCGACGGCCTTCCCCTCGAGCGCATCCTCGCGATGGAGCCCGATCTGGTCGTCGCGACCGACAGCCTGAAGCGCCCGGACTACGACAAGTTGTCGGCCGTCGTGCCGACCGTCGGCCCGATCCGCTCCGACGGCGCGTACGGCACGCCCTGGCGCGAGCACACCCGCCGGATGGCCACGATCTTCGGCCGTGAGGAGCGCGCCGAGCAGGTGATCGCCGACGCCGAGACCCGGTACGCCGAGACCCGCCGGGCTCACCCCGAGTTCGCCGGCAAGACCCTCAGCTACGTCTGGCCGACCGCGCCCGACTACTTCCTGTACTTCGACGTCGACCCCCGCGTGCAACTCCTGCTGGAGCTCGGCTTCGAGCTCACCGACACGGCGATTGCCCTGAGCAAGGAAAACCCCGCGGAGTTCTACGCCTCGGTCGGCTCCGAAGGCCTGCTCAAGTACGACGCCGACGCGATCGTCGCCCAGTCCTACGGCTCGGAGGCCATCGATGCCCAGCGCAACAAACTCTTCCAGTCCGTCCCGGCGGTACGCCGCGGAGCCCTCGTCCGGCTCCCGAAGGACGTCGCCGACGGCGTCGCGTTCGGCACGGTCCTGAGCGCGATGGCCGTGCTCGACGACCTCGCCGGCCTGCTCGCGAAGGTGGCCCGATGACCGCCGTCGTGATGGGCACCGTGACCACCGTACGGCGGACCAGCCCGTCGTTCCTCACCGTGACCCTGGCCGGTTGCGCGACGCTGGAGACCGGTGGCTTCGACCAGCGGATCAAGATCCTGCTCGCTCAGCCCGGCCAGGCCGAGCCCGTGCTCCCGCCGGCCGACAACTGGTACGGCGCCTACCGCGAGCTGGCCGACGACGTCCGCCCGATCATGCGCACGTTCACCATCCGGGCCCAGCGGGGCGCGGAGATCGACATCGAGTTCGCCCTGCACGGCGACGCGGGACCCGCGTCGGCCTGGGCGCAGTCCGCCGAGCCGGGCAGCCGGCTCGGCATCATCGGGCCCGAGATCGGCGACGGCCCGAAGGCGTACCAGTACGCGCCGGACTCGCCCGACTGGCAGTTGCTCGTCGGCGACGACACCGCCGTACCGGCCCTGGCCTCGATCATCGAGTCCCTCCCGGCCGGCACCGTCGCGCGCGCCTTCGTCCAGGTCCCGCACGCCACCGACGTCCGCGACTTCGACACCGCGGCGGACCTCGAGATCGCCTGGTCAATCGGCAGCGGCCTCGCCGACGCGGTCCGTTCCGCCAAGCTTCCCGACGGTACGCCGTACGCGTGGGTGGCAGGCGAGGCCGGCATCGTCCGCGACATCCGCCGCCACCTCACCGGCACCCTCGAGTGGGACAGCAAGGCCCACTACTTCGGCGGTTACTGGAAGGCAGGCCAGTCGGAGGGCTAAGGAAACACGCCCAACCTACTTCGGCGGCAACTGCCCATCCCACACAGCCTTCGCGCCGGCGTCCCCGGTCCGAATGGTCTGATAGATCACCAGTACGCCGACCACGACCACCGCCGCGCTCAGCACCCATTCCAGCGGCTGGCTCTTGGTTGCCTTCGCACCCTTTCCACTGGCCAACGCCGAGGGCCCAGCCAGCACCAGGAACGCAAGAACCACCAGCACCGCGAACCCGAGCACGAACCAGAACAGCAGATCCCCGCGGTCCTGGTGCACCTTCACCGCCGCCTCCAGCTCCGGGATCGCCGCCAGGAACGCCTCGCCGCTCTCCTTGGCGACGAACGCAACCACCAGCCCGGCCAGCCCGAGCAGCAGGGCCGGCCACCGCAGCAGCCACCGCCACTTCGGCACCAGCGCGAACACGATCGCCGTCAGCGCGGCCACCGGCAGCAGCACCACCGCGGCGTGAATCACCAGCACATGCAGAGGAAGGTCTCCGAAGCGCTCGAACATGAGGACTCCCGTGGCTCGGCCGAAGTGGACTAACACTAACTGCACGTTCAACCACCCGAAACGGTTCAATCAGCCTAGAGCAGTACAGTGCACGGGCCCTCGCACCACGTGACCGGAGGAGTTGACGCGCCGATGACGGCAGGACGACCGCTACCCACCCAGGACGACGTACTCGGGTACTTCGACACCCTGTCGAACTGGGGACGCTGGGGTGACGACGACGAGCTCGGCACGCTGAACCACATCACCGACGACGTACGCCGGGCAGCGGCGCGGGCCGTGCGGCACGGCCGGAGCGTGTCGTGCGCGTGGGAGGTCGCCGTACCGGAGGAGATGGAGCGGTCGACGACGGCGTGCCCGTGCGCCGCCGACATGCCGGGCGCCGAGCACATGCCCGCGCTGTTCCACAACGACCGCCGCTGGGGCTTCTCGAACGAGCGGCTCGGCATCTTCTTCCACGGCAACACGATCACCCACCTCGACTCGCCGTGCCATCTCTTCTGGGACGGCAAGATGTACAACGGGCGGTCGCACTCGCTGGTCGACGCCGCGACGGGTTCGGCCTGGGCCGCCGTCACCGCGGCAGCGAACGGGATCGTCACCCGCGGCGTCCTGCTGGACATCGCGAAGGTCCGCGAGGTGCCGTGGCTGGAGCCGGGGCAGGGCGTGACGCCCGACGACCTCGAGGAGGCCGAGCGCCGCCAAGGCGTGCGGGTGCAGTCCGGCGACGCTGTACTCATTCGCACCGGCAACGGCCGCTCCCGGCACGAGGCCGGCGCGGCCGGCGGGATCACGCAGGCCGGCTGGCACGCGTCCTGCCTACCGTGGCTGCGGGAGCGCGAGGTCGCGCTGATCGGCGCCGACACTCCCCAGGACGTTCAGCCATCGGGGTACGACGACGTACTGATGCCGGTCCACGCCGTCAGCCTGGTGGCGATGGGCCTGTGGCTGCTCGACAACTGCGACCTGGAGGCGTGCGCGACGACGGCCGCCGAGCTCGGCCAGTGGGACTTCCAGCTCGCCGTCGCGCCGGTCCGCCTCGCCGGTACGTCGGGCAGCCCGGTCAACCCGATCGCCACCTTCTGACCGCCGTACGCCGGACCACGCGCCCGGGGTGAGCCCCGCGCAGGTAGCCTTCCGGCATGCCTTCGCACACGGACGACCTGCGGCTCGCGCACATCCTGGCTGACGACGCGGACTCGACCACGATGGATCGGTACAAGGCGCTCGACCTGCACGTCGCCACGAAGCCGGACCTGACCCCGGTCAGCGACGCCGACCGCCGCGTCGAGGACGTGATGCGCAAGACGCTCTCGCGGGCTCGGCCGCGCGACGCGTTCGTCGGCGAAGAGGAAGGCACCACCGGGTGGGGTCCGCGGCGCTGGGTCGTCGACCCGATCGACGGGACGAAGAACTACATCCGCGGCGTCCCGGTCTGGGCGACGCTGATCAGCCTGATGATCGAGGACCAGGTCGTCGTCGGTGTGGTCTCCGCGCCGGCGCTGCAGCGGCGGTGGTGGGCGTCGTACGGCGACGGCGCGTGGACCGGCCGCGCGCTGATGTCCGCGCAGCCGTGCCGCGTGAGTGACGTGAGCAAGATCGAGGACGCCTCGCTGTCGTACTCCTCGCTCAAGGGCTGGGAGAAGCTCGGCAAGCGCGACCAGTGGGCCGGCCTGATGGACGACGCCTGGCGCACCCGCGCGTACGGCGACTTCTGGTCCTACATGCTGGTGGCCGAAGGCGCCGTCGACATCGCGGCCGAGCCCGAGCTCAACCTGTACGACATGGCCGCGCTGTCGATCATCGTCGACGAGGCCGGCGGCACCTTCACCTCGGTCGACGGCGAGCCCGGCCCGAACGGCGCCAACGCGGTGGCCACCAACGGCCGCCTCCACGAAGACGTCATCACCCGGCTCGCCCAGCCCTAGGATCCAGCCCCAGAGCCCAGGCGCCCAGAAACCCAGCCGCCCAGGACCCAGCCGCCTAGGCCCCAGGCGGAGGCGCCGTCGACTCGCGGAAGATCAGGCGGTTGATCGTGCGTGCGGCCGGCTCCGGCGCGGGCTCGCCGCTGATCTCGGCGAGCAGCCGGAGGATCGCGTCCCGCCCCTGCGCCTCGCGGTCGACCGCGACCGTCGACAGTGACGGCGTGGCGAACTTGCCCATCACCTCGTCGTCCCAGCCGAAGACGCTCAGGTCGCCAGGCACCGACCACCCACGCGACAGCGCACCCCGCACCACGCCCATCGCGAC
The Kribbella italica DNA segment above includes these coding regions:
- the rsgA gene encoding ribosome small subunit-dependent GTPase A → MSRYDEEAKYDRPKRRTRPRTKDRPAYDDAVTGFVITRDRGRYTTWVGEGDRVVTAMKARQLGRKGVIVGDRVKLDGDASGAEGTLARIVEVLPRTTLLRRSADDDDPVERPLVANADQLVIVVAVANPEPRTRLIDRFLVAAYDAGMRPLLCLTKTDLADPEPLLSTYRPLGVESVATQQGGNLDDLNEQLRDRTSVMVGHSGVGKSTLVNALVPGTNRAIGVVNDNTGRGRHTSTSALLLRLPEGGWIVDTPGIRSFGLAHVEPDQLIHAFADLAAETTNCPRACGHSESDPGCALDEAVTEGRIEAERVASFRRLLASREGRPDPA
- a CDS encoding ABC transporter substrate-binding protein, coding for MRFDPVHFVPPADALTRRRLLAIGGGAAVLSACGSSPKPAPANQTRRISHAFELTDGLPLERILAMEPDLVVATDSLKRPDYDKLSAVVPTVGPIRSDGAYGTPWREHTRRMATIFGREERAEQVIADAETRYAETRRAHPEFAGKTLSYVWPTAPDYFLYFDVDPRVQLLLELGFELTDTAIALSKENPAEFYASVGSEGLLKYDADAIVAQSYGSEAIDAQRNKLFQSVPAVRRGALVRLPKDVADGVAFGTVLSAMAVLDDLAGLLAKVAR
- a CDS encoding cyclase family protein, translated to MTAGRPLPTQDDVLGYFDTLSNWGRWGDDDELGTLNHITDDVRRAAARAVRHGRSVSCAWEVAVPEEMERSTTACPCAADMPGAEHMPALFHNDRRWGFSNERLGIFFHGNTITHLDSPCHLFWDGKMYNGRSHSLVDAATGSAWAAVTAAANGIVTRGVLLDIAKVREVPWLEPGQGVTPDDLEEAERRQGVRVQSGDAVLIRTGNGRSRHEAGAAGGITQAGWHASCLPWLREREVALIGADTPQDVQPSGYDDVLMPVHAVSLVAMGLWLLDNCDLEACATTAAELGQWDFQLAVAPVRLAGTSGSPVNPIATF
- the hisN gene encoding histidinol-phosphatase, yielding MPSHTDDLRLAHILADDADSTTMDRYKALDLHVATKPDLTPVSDADRRVEDVMRKTLSRARPRDAFVGEEEGTTGWGPRRWVVDPIDGTKNYIRGVPVWATLISLMIEDQVVVGVVSAPALQRRWWASYGDGAWTGRALMSAQPCRVSDVSKIEDASLSYSSLKGWEKLGKRDQWAGLMDDAWRTRAYGDFWSYMLVAEGAVDIAAEPELNLYDMAALSIIVDEAGGTFTSVDGEPGPNGANAVATNGRLHEDVITRLAQP
- a CDS encoding DUF2231 domain-containing protein, with the protein product MFERFGDLPLHVLVIHAAVVLLPVAALTAIVFALVPKWRWLLRWPALLLGLAGLVVAFVAKESGEAFLAAIPELEAAVKVHQDRGDLLFWFVLGFAVLVVLAFLVLAGPSALASGKGAKATKSQPLEWVLSAAVVVVGVLVIYQTIRTGDAGAKAVWDGQLPPK
- a CDS encoding siderophore-interacting protein; protein product: MTAVVMGTVTTVRRTSPSFLTVTLAGCATLETGGFDQRIKILLAQPGQAEPVLPPADNWYGAYRELADDVRPIMRTFTIRAQRGAEIDIEFALHGDAGPASAWAQSAEPGSRLGIIGPEIGDGPKAYQYAPDSPDWQLLVGDDTAVPALASIIESLPAGTVARAFVQVPHATDVRDFDTAADLEIAWSIGSGLADAVRSAKLPDGTPYAWVAGEAGIVRDIRRHLTGTLEWDSKAHYFGGYWKAGQSEG